One genomic segment of Musa acuminata AAA Group cultivar baxijiao chromosome BXJ3-3, Cavendish_Baxijiao_AAA, whole genome shotgun sequence includes these proteins:
- the LOC135634145 gene encoding uncharacterized protein LOC135634145, giving the protein MGSLCCPPPHHPPRPTTLPTDPIVAKNRRTNNHHSNNNQNILLLLFLLFLVLRVVGACATFIATPLDPIMTSATTSNTTATNTSASSSSNNKSSSSQPAANSACAACKYQRRKCKPDCLLAPYFPANQQQKFLNAHRLFGVSNIVKIIRDLDPFQRNEAMSTIIYQSDMRAHDPVGGCYRYIRDLERQIDHDSTELAFVLRQLALCRAHTAQTITPGIPTLAPDLDVNPNLLLNTPTDDTENVIYDANLFPSMNQPQDQQQYYNYLCYDSGISRDPNNDPNASSNSNSVNNNVLSLQQQQHHHHHHHHPQSVVQDEDVKPLVDMFEIRQTLIGGDDEGDSRINTTNEVGHLHCSTNLELRDETNQVEHTQEHDLKGAASLFTLTNCTSSGS; this is encoded by the exons ATGGGCTCGCTTTGCTGCCCGCCACCCCACCATCCGCCCCGCCCTACGACCCTGCCGACCGATCCGATCGTTGCCAAGAATCGCCGCACCAACAACCATCACAGCAACAACAACCaaaatatcctcctcctcctcttcctcctcttcctcgtcctccgGGTGGTGGGTGCGTGTGCCACCTTCATCGCCACACCCCTCGATCCTATCATGACCTCCGCCACCACATCCAATACAACTGCCACCAACACCAgcgccagcagcagcagcaacaataaGAGCTCCTCCTCCCAGCCCGCCGCTAACTCCGCCTGCGCAGCCTGCAAATACCAGCGCCGCAAGTGCAAACCCGACTGCCTCCTCGCTCCTTACTTCCCCGCCAACCAGCAGCAGAAGTTCCTCAACGCTCACCGTCTCTTCGGCGTCAGTAACATCGTCAAGATAATCCGCGACCTCGACCCCTTCCAGCGCAACGAGGCCATGAGCACCATCATCTACCAGTCCGACATGCGCGCCCATGATCCCGTCGGCGGCTGCTACAGATACATCCGTGATCTCGAGCGCCAGATCGATCACGACTCTACAGAACTCGCGTTCGTGCTTAGACAGCTTGCACTCTGTCGTGCGCACACAGCTCAGACCATTACACCAGGAATTCCTACCCTCGCACCTGATCTGGATGTAAACCCTAATTTGCTTCTTAATACACCCACCGATGACACCGAGAATGTGATATATGATGCCAACCTTTTCCCTTCGATGAATCAGCCGCAAGACCAGCAGCAGTACTACAATTACCTCTGCTATGACAGTGGCATTTCTAGAGATCCAAACAACGATCCGAATGCCAGTAGTAACAGCAACAGTGTTAACAACAATGTTTTGAGTCTACAGCAgcaacaacatcatcatcatcatcatcatcatccgcaATCAGTGGTGCAGGATGAGGATGTTAAGCCTCTGGTAGATATGTTTGAGATTAGGCAGACATTGATAGGAGGGGATGATGAGGGAGATTCTAGAATCAATACGACTAACGAGGTCGGGCATCTGCATTGCAG CACAAATTTGGAGCTTAGAGATGAGACTAATCAAGTGGAACACACGCAGGAACATGATTTGAAAGGTGCTGCATCCTTGTTTACCCTAACCAATTGTACTTCCTCAGGTTCATAA